The Oryza sativa Japonica Group chromosome 11, ASM3414082v1 DNA window GCATTAAGCATCACATCGacattttactttttttaaaaaaaaatctagttatTTGCAAATGTGTGATTACTTATTTTGTAGTATTAACATCACAGATTCTTTGTTTTCAGGAGAACTTTAACATTCCCTATCCAAAAGGTAATTATCACTTGTTTTATTCATCCCTGAAAACAGACGAAGCTTTTTGAATTATTAGTTGtacctataatttttttttggttgatgtGAATATATTAATCTTACAATTATTGGTTgcacatgcaatttttttttgttaatgtgAACGTAGTAATGTGTGATTGATTTCTTAATGTGAACAAATTAATTTATTCATAATTACAAAATCTATCCATGTCCTAGCAAAACACTCTGCTCCCATTTTTCAACTCAGTTACACAACATGGTGATTATATATTCTTAGGATAATAATCTCATTATTATCCAGTAACTTAAGCCCAATCAGGTGAGGACATGGCAAGCACCATCAGCGACGAAAGTATTTATGTTCTCGAAAAAGACAACACTGACAAAGACCTGATTATCTTGCATGTGATCATACAGGTAGTAAAAATTTGCATGTAGCTTTTTTCGGTCATGTGCTAGCATCTGAGTTCTAATTTCCTACGAATATTTGCAGTCATTGTGGCATTTGAGGTTCTTCAGAATTGACTTTTTAAGGGAACGGTCTGTATGGATCCTGTGTATCAATGAGGATCACTGTATCGCTGACCAATTATATGAAATCTTCTCTGCTTGggagaaaaatgaaaatgataGAGTGGCTGTTTTCCTGACTTCCATGAAGGCCAGTCTCTGTAAAATTGCAAATGATAACATGTTTCAAAAGGTATGTGGGCAAGACCATTGTATTCCTTTCCGTGGTCATTTTGTTCAAGCAATAACTATTACTCCCATATAAGGAGACCATGTTTTCcagataaaaaaatgatattcttttttttctgactatTAAGTCTGCATTCATATGACCATGATTTTGCAGTTATtggcaatattttttttacaagaatATTGGCAATATGTTGGTGGGAATTAATTAATGATCAAAGTGCAATTTTGTCAACCATGCACTGCAAATATAAACTGAgtctaaaaataaaaacaggGCCCGAATTTTTTTTAGTGCTATCTTTGGTTGGTTGCATTTTCCTTTGTCGATTCCTACTTTCCAGACTTGTTTTCAGTATCTGACATTTTTTACATTCCACAGAAGGAAACACCCAAACGTTAAAATGCAATTatgcgtttttttttaaaaaaaatcatctcagaaggagctatatctctccttttttttgttcCTTATGCACTGGAATGAGGGAATTTAGATACACACAAGTCTCTTGTTCTTTTGCTTGCAAGCTCTATTAGTcatatttttgttgtttgtattttttttttattaacatgTAAGGCGACAAACTAATCCATTGGAGACTACCAACATCTTCATTCTGCTTCTGTCTTATTTTAGTTTTCATGCATATTTTTGTGCCTTCACAAGGGTAAATCTGGTGAATAAATTTCAGCTGCAGGCTGGAAAATTAATTGCTTCTGAGGCTGTGGCAATGATTCTTCAAGGACTGCATATGTCAGGAACTTCATTTCATTTTGAGTTCAACAATGATATTGAGGGACGTCTAGTAAGCCCTGTCAGCTGCAGAGATTGCATATGCCGAACACATAATCTTTTTGGGGTTCAGCTCCAAATGAGCTGCAGGTGTGGGAATTCTTTCGATGAGAAGGAACATACTACAGTTTTCTATAAACTTCATGCCGGTTCACCTCAAACAACAAAGGTATGTCACATTTTACTTTTTATAGGCGGATATATTATGCAAGAGTAACTTAGCAAATCGTAACTGGAAGCATTTTGCAGATCAAGTCCTTTGCAGAGCTTCCGGTTCTATATGATGAGCAGTCATGCTTTGAGGCCAATTGCGAGCATTGTGGAAGTCCAAAAAACACTGAtgtttttccttcaaatacACCACATTTCTTCACAATAGGTAAAGGTTCTTGTCTACAATAGTAGATTGCACTTTACTATTCAGTGTCCTATTCCCCTGCCGAATCGGTATCTCAAATACTGAGGTCTACATTAATAAGTGTGATATGATTTTGTACTATGCTGGTTAAGAGGCTTTTTATCCATTCATAATTTTTGTTATAAAGTTAATATCAAAATGTTTGTTTCATTTTCTGTTTTCACCAACATGTTGCAGGTTTAGACTGGTCTGGTGGCTGTGAAAACCAGGTTGAGCTATCTGAAGTTCTGGTTGGCATTGCACATCCCCTTGATATTAAACTTCTTTGCAAGGGTGTTCACTCCTCAGCAAACTATTCTCTGACCTCAATGGTATGTGCGCATAAAACCCTTTTTTTTGTATATGAATTGAATTGATTATATAACAGAAAAAATAATGTTATCCTTGATTGTCATGCTAAGGAAATGCAAAACGAGTGTGAAAACCAGTGAGCTGTATTGTATTGGCTGATATCATTGTCTTGAGAGTTCTGTCTCATTATGTTCCTTGACTGGTATTATCTTAATTATTTGGATATACTCGTAAGGTGTGAGAGGTCACAAGGACATTGCGTGTAATGCTTATCTTAAAAGAGATGGTGTTAGTCTGAAACAAGGTTTTTGCTAGAATGAAGTGAACCGAAGTTATAGTAATTGGTGTTTACTAGATCCAAATTGGCTAGGCTTCTGTGGATAATGGATTCGAGCTATGAATCATAATGTTCATATCTGAGTTGGCCATATACTCATGATGATTTTGGGAAATATTTGAGTCCATCTTGTCAGCGAAGTTATTCTTTCTATACCTTACTGATCTCCAAAATTGGAAAAGTTTGAAGACAAGAATTTGAGCAAGAGTTGGCAGTCCGTGTAGGCAGTACTGGCAATTGCAAAGAATATCACGAGTGATTTCACTCTCACTGAACTTTTTATCAGCATGTTCATTGATTGAGTATTAAAATGGAGTACCATGGCTGGGTAAAATCTTTATTGGACTTCTTTTTATCTCTGTTACTGTCCAGTTGTCTTGATATATTTGTCCTTCGCTTTTTGTCTGAATTCTAAATTATCACCATTAGAAATCATATGTTGTGGAGCAGAACTTTTGCATCatactgttcttttttttttgtttcaataaATTATAAAGTTATTCCCTTGGTCTATTAATTTTTACTTCAGCTCTTCTGCATGGTTTTTTGGGTGCTACTTAACCTGCCCTGCTTATACTTACCAACATAACCATGCCTGATAAATATATCACGCTTTTACATGTCAAAGTTATTTATTCCCTATTATTTAAACCTCTGCAGATCTCCTATGCTGATGGGCGCTACATCTGCTTTGCGCGCGACCAGGACAAGTGGCTCAGCTCTGATGCCAAAACTGTTGAGGTAGATAACTTGCTCTCCTGGCCTCTGCAGCAGCAAAGtgagaccctgtttagatgtgACTAAAactaagtccctatcacatcggatatttggacactaattataaatattaaacatagactattaataaaacccatcaataatcttggactaattcgcgagacgaatctattgagcctaattaatccatgattagcctatataaTGCTacaatgctacagtaaacattctctaattatagattaattaggtttaaaaaatttgtctcgcaaattagttttcatttatgtaattagttttgtaagtagtctatatttaatactctaaattagtgtctaaatatagagactaaagttaagtccctggatccaaacaccatctGAGGCTTCTTGATTCTGATATCCTCTCTGTGATTCTGAGCTTGTTAACTCTGTACAGACAAAAGATTCTTGGGAGCAGTTGCTTGAACGCTTCAGAGACTGCACGCTCCAACCTGAAGTTCTATTCTTCGAGGTCATCAAGTAGAGATCATCGACAAATTTGCCTGGAAGAACCGTGTCATAACATAACTTCAGAGTTAAATTTGGCTTGTTGTTACATGTCACCATCTTGATGCAAACTGTTCTGATACACAACCTCCTTTGTTGTAAATGCGTgataacattttctttccggccATGTCATGGTAAAGGAACGTCTGATATTGAGCTGAAACCATTTGCTACCAGGGTATTATTATCTAACCAGTTGCTCAAGTCTTGTGGGTTTTAAATTCTGAAAGTCTTGTCGATTTTCTGATAAAGCCATTTTCTCTGTCCAATCTGAATGCATCTCTGCCTTGCCTTTGCAGGTAAAGACCTAGTCCATGTTTTTATTGCTTTGATTTGTGCATGGGTCACAGACTTTCTGCTGTAGAAAACATTCTAATGCAGAAATTTCCTGTTCAAAATCGTATATTTCAAACGGCCCTTTTTGAAACCTACAAATCCTCTGTTTAAAACAAAAGGAACAAACTGATAGATCCTGCTATTGAGTTGTTTTACCAACCTTTCGGCCGGTGCACTAAAAAGTAAAGTGCTGTTAGTCTGCTTGTATCTTCAGTGTTCAGGAATATTTTGGGCCGGGCTTTTCCATTCTGGGCCGAAGGAATTTAATAGCATGAGAAGCTTTCGGCCCGGGTATGGCTAAGGCTTCGGCAGCTCGGCACGTGTTTGCTGATCTGCTGGCTCTGCTGACTGGGTGCTACACACtatctaaaaaaatcaactcATGGTTACGAATCTAGACACAATAAATTAATTCATGGCTATAAATCTAGAATACTATGTTTAGATAGCTAAaatttgattaattttttttataggacggataGGGATTAGCTTGATGAGTAGGATGTTTGGGACGTTATTTGAATGAGCTCCTTGCCATATGTGGATCAAGATAGTATTACTCAACATCTCTGTTGCAGCCACTTCCCAAATCCTTAGCTCTCCGAACAGTCTCGATTATATCTCCATCTTGTTTATCTTTATGTAAAGAAGCTGAAGATGTTAAGTAGCAGCTATTGAGTATTCCATTTGTGAGAATCTAGTTAAGCTGAGGTTAATTACCTAACCGGTTAACTAGTTTATTTCTATAGTTCTCCATCAAAATATGAAGAATATTCTAGAATATTCAGGAGAGTTTTCGAGAGCAGTTAGAGCTTTGAGAAACTCTCCAAAAGACCATACTGTCAATACCACTAGATAAATTTATAGCATGTATATTTTATTTAGGGCTTATTGAGGTATAGAATATGGAAAATTTACGTACCTCTTATTGAGGTATATTTATCGGACGCGACTACACAGCCAGTGGTAGCTGATTCgtctaaaccagctaccactccatctatgAAAGACACTATCCACCTAtatttcaaatacaattttctcttaaactactcgtccgatctacgatccgattacaccgttgtgttcgtaacaattaaatctttataacaagatctcacatgattatattttgataaaaaatcataaattacttttataatatatctaaattacttttagattttactAAGCTACTTTTTATatgtaaattcaataaagtctaaaagtaatttacatatatcatATAagtaacttagaaaaaaaacgaaggtaactttaattaatgccttttttcattgaacaaattatcatatatataagttacttttagatttgattaaaatacttcatatacattcataatgctctgaggtgattacttttttttattgtttttagttaattccataatttgtgccgattaatttaatttcttgaTAGAGTCGTGTTTTTATCTCTATAACGGActtacttcaaatgacatgccaaagttaccttcgttttgttctaagttatttctataatatatataaattacttgtagactttactgaatttacttttatatgtttaagaagtaatttagtgaaatctaaaagtaatttagacatatcataaaagtaatttgtgatttttttatcaaaatataatcatgtgagatcttgttgtaaagatttaatagTTACGAACACAACAATgtaatcggatgagtaatttaagagaaaattttatttgaagaatAGATGATAGGAATATTTTCCCTACTTGTTTAATGGATTAGTACTATAAAAGACATGCACGTTGACATAATAGGTTAGTATAAATCCATACCAACCTAGCCTTAAACTGTGGCTTAGATTTCTCTCACTGGACCGTCGCTGCTTAGTACTAAATCGAGAGCGTTTTCGGTTTAGATTTTACGATATTTATCACTCTAGCAAACTTCATATCAAATAATGAGATGCGGCAATATCATGTTTCCTCAAAACTGTGGCAATTTTATTAACCAAAAAATGGTGTATACGGTAAAATAGTAAAATGCacattcaaataaattttttgttttaaacacagtacaaacataTACGCCCACAACGCGCATACACTCATACCTATGAACCCTATCCATATGAGCATATTCAAAATACTGGGTggcatattttgagattgacaaAGTCAGCACTGCTCATAGGTGCATCGTTGTTGATGGATATGTTGTCtaacactaaaaaaaatattagccgtaaatacgagcacTCGTCGTCTGGGCTAGTTTCACTACGAGTAATCTAACCAGTTGAGTTACGCTCACTTCgcatatttgaagaaatattggTTCTTAGCATTGctaattttcatttaatctttcaccttatttctgttatttagttttttttattatttatttgtagAAACATATTTCTTCATGGTCCTCTATGCACCCTTGGCCAGTTGTCCTGAGAACGCAACAATGCAAAATGTTGTAGCAACGGCGCTGGACGACCAGGGCTAGGGCAGGCATGTGCGATTGGGCTGTACACgccaatgcattttttttaaatttcacGGTGAAACTTCCAGTTCCCGCCTACTAGTAGTTTCCTCCACATGGACACGTGTCAGATTCTTGGCTAGGGCATTGGCAAACTTACGGAGCTCCACGTGGCCGAATAGTAAGGTAGAGCTTGGTCCCTGAAATCGGTTTTAAAGATTGGAGCATTCGGGTGAGAATTCGTAATCTCTCCTACTACTCCTTTATGCCACATctctatctccctctctctccctctcaattCCTAATTACTATCTCTCTCGAAAACGAGTGACGTGGATGGGTAAGAATATAATTGATAAGGAAAAGCATTATCCATGCTTTGTGGGAACCTTTTccttttaggaaaaaaaagttggaaactcACCATTTCAATCAACTAATCCGTCCGAAAGCACCACAAAAGATGATGATTTCAGCCGCAACATGATCCCTCCCAACTAAGCTGGCCACACCTGCAAATGGACAGACTAAGAATGGTCCAGTTTGGACAGTAAATTGTCCGAGTTGTAATTAAATGAGAAC harbors:
- the LOC9270543 gene encoding uncharacterized protein — protein: MASTISDESIYVLEKDNTDKDLIILHVIIQSLWHLRFFRIDFLRERSVWILCINEDHCIADQLYEIFSAWEKNENDRVAVFLTSMKASLCKIANDNMFQKLQAGKLIASEAVAMILQGLHMSGTSFHFEFNNDIEGRLVSPVSCRDCICRTHNLFGVQLQMSCRCGNSFDEKEHTTVFYKLHAGSPQTTKIKSFAELPVLYDEQSCFEANCEHCGSPKNTDVFPSNTPHFFTIGLDWSGGCENQVELSEVLVGIAHPLDIKLLCKGVHSSANYSLTSMISYADGRYICFARDQDKWLSSDAKTVETKDSWEQLLERFRDCTLQPEVLFFEVIK